The DNA window TTGTTCACTAACTTTTGTTCAACAGAAGGGCTATGCTTAACGTTAGGACTTTCAACGTACATGGGACTTCCGTCATTATTCTTAGGGGATGTATGAAAGCTACCCCCGGTGCTTTGTGACCGAATACTTCCCATACTTTGTACGATTGTTGGTGACATGTTACTGACTTGATTCAACAACTGTTGGGATCCACCATTTGCAAAAAGGTTCTGTTGAGACATTGATCTAAAATCTGCGTTAGAAGATTGCGAAGGTAACTGAGGTTTAGGAGGAGCCTCATCATTTAACAAACCTGGTATCTGTGCTAGCAGTAAATGAATATTGTTTAAAGCGTTctgaaatttatcaaaagtCTTGGAGCCTATCCTTAATACCCATATATAATTACGAgtcaaatttttgtaataatcTGCCTCTTCTTTATTAGGTGATGTGACATACAAGAGTGCGGCAAATGTACCTATTGACATTATGTTTCCGGAGGCATTCGAATACCAAAAAGCAAAGATATGTTCATTTTTAAGctcttttaaaaattcaatagatGCAATCAATCTTGTCTTCGCAGCTGCTCGACAAACAGAATACAGCTCATTTGGTGAATCGGTTTTCAACGtagaaataatttttctatgCAATGCAATCTCCGCAGCAAAATAACTCAGGTTTAATGCTGCgtttgaattgaatttttttgatttgaagTTATTCATGGATAATTGCTTTGGTAAAGAGTGGTACCATTCCCTCAGCTTTAATTGCAAAGGTTTTGCTTGCTTGAGAACGTTTTCGATTGTATTATTGACGTGCATTGCACCCTGTGTGTAGAAAGTGTCCATTATCTCGCCAATTATTATACTTAAGGAGACCTTTTGTTGGAACAAAAGTGTGGCATTATGATAATCTTCATTGTTTAAGTTCATATCAATTAACATATTACCTGCTGTGTTATCTGTACTTGAAATAGCCGGCGAACTTACAGGGAACTCGTCCTGTTTGAGAAGACTAATAAGCCAATTCCTACCTAAGATTAAATACGATATTCTTCCTTCAATCAACGAAGTCCATTTATCTTGAGAAAACACAGCCCATGCCAGCCTTTTCCGAAGGTCTTTCTCCCATTTTGGTAGCTTCCAATCATCACAATTGATCCCCAAGCCTAATTCTTCGGCTAGTGCAACCAAATTCGATGATAGCAACCAATTATTGGTCCTTTCGCCTCGCgttaataaaattaataaaccAGACTGTATCAGACTTAATTTTGGGTTTTCaatcatttcaaaatagGATCTATAAGCGATAGAATTTAGTTGTTCGACTATTTTTGCATCCGGTTTTGGAAATCCAATTAATTGTGGGTGAAAGTCCCACCATTGTAGTGACAAAGAGTATATTGACGAAAGTAAAGGTACCGGCAACTCCCTATATGACCGTGAATATTTCTCCAAAAATACACGTTCATGTAAAATAGGGAAGTATGGATGTACtaacttgaaaaaaatgtcaatTAACGTCTTACCATTTGGATAAATCAACCTTTCAACATAATCAATTTCTCGATAATCCTTTGCCATGGTCTCATTGGATACATAATCATCACGTAGAAGAAATTGGACGTCAGAGGAGACCTTCCGCAATGACAGATTTTTAGAGATCTTGATTTGGTCAATATTATCCAATTTGACCTTAttgattatatttatatcatAAATGGAAGTTAATCCAACGTAGAAAGATGATCTAGGATGCTGCACCGGCATAGACTTTTGGGCGTGTAGAAAACTACTGGTGCCATTAATTGCAGAGGGTATAGCACCTGGAGATTGATTGTGAGTTTGTTGATACATGTACGGTGTAGTAGAACTGGTAAGGTTGGAACCCACAGGAGAAGTAGCCTGTTCGTATGAAATCTGACTAGTAGCAGGAGTAGAGGCAGAACTATTCAATGACtgtaaaaaatttgtataaTACCGTGAAGTAACTTTGGAAGTATTAGTCTCTGATTTCGTCTTTTTCAGCTGTTTCTCGTTGTTAATAGCGTTTTTATCCATTGAATTATCTCCTATAAGACGTTTACGAATTGGTGAGAAAATGCATTTAATTTTGAGGGTTTCACATTCCAAACAGCTACCTAAATCTGGCACAAACACACATTTAACCTTGTTTCTGGCACATGAGTTGCACGATTTACCATCTAAAGAGATTTTATGGTTGCTCTTTTTTCCATTATCAGTATAACTTTCATCATCTGTGAAAAGAGATGCAGCGGATGCAGTGTGGTTTGACGCCGGATTAGATTTCTCCAAAACTGTCTGGTATTGTTGCAGCAGCAAATCTAGGTTAtccttttcattattagtGCGTACACTATCGTCATAAGGTAGATTCTGGAGCAgatttgtaaaatttaataattcattatgGTTTTCTGGCTCACCAACACTTGGCTTATTCTGACTTGCGGGACTGGAGCCCTTATCTTCCGGTGGTGATTTGTTCATGCTTGACATTGTAACTGGGAAGGACAGTTCGTAAAAGTATGGAGATCAAACAAtataaacttttcaatattaacCTGCGAGACACATTGCAATATAATTCCGTTTTCTGTTtgcaatttctttatatacGCGGAATATCgttaattttgaaaaattgtgtaatttcatcaattaagAGTGACACTAACGACTAGGACAACCATCTAACTATAAGTTATATGGCCTGGCTGTTCTTACCACCGAATTTAGAATGATCGATTACGGCGCTAAATGAGTTGCTTGGCCCGTTTTACTGCGGGTCTTTTAGCAGAAGAGCTTTTCACAGTTTTGCCGACAGTGTAGAGTGAGTTATGATCTGACATCTTCCTAAGTAGCCATGTGGTGAGAGGTACGACAGCGCTTGTAAGGTTGATAGACCTGATGCTAAGCACGGTGTTGGATAGAGGAGGCTATTTTGGTGttcaatgaaataaatTCCGGAGTTCCCACTCACCTCATTCCCATCATCCGTCATGTACTATTAAGCAGATGCAAATTCTAGCTACTGAGGTATTACTACCTAAGGGGCTGCCTGACTGTTTGGCAATGCCTCGTTGCATATCTTCCCTCTTCTATCCGAACTCTGAGACTTTCCTTGCAGAAAAGGGACCATTTAAAGCCATCACGAAGTACCACCGCTATCAATAACCCCATACCATTCATGACTACCTGGTGGCCATCGATAACAGATGAATTGGCCTATTTATTGAGTATTCGCTTTGGAAATGGAATGCCGGGTAAGAAGCGGAGGCCTTCTTTTTCCGTTCAGATATTTCCAAGCATTTTGGAAAGCTCTGTGGGAATTACTGGTTAATTTCACGATGAGATGACAGATAGTTGAGGGAGTATGGGCGATTGGAAGGCGGCTAAGGACCCCAAGGGTAGAATATATTACTATAATACCGTTACAAAAAAGTCGACATGGGAGAAGCCCAAGAATTTTGCTGAACCAGATCAGCCAAGTGCTAATGACTGGAAGACGGGTAAGACTAAAGATGGGAAGACATACTATTATAACGTTAAGACCAGGGAATCTAGGTGGACTTTACCCCCTGAAATGAAACAGGAGGAAAAGGAGGAAGCAAGACCCAACAAAGATTCAGAAAAAATCGTGGAAAATTTGACATCATCGaatgataaatataaaaatgattccAAGATATTGAATGTAGCCTCTTTACCTAAAGAGCAAGCGGAACCGATTTTCATGCAGATGCTAAAGGATAACCAGGTAGATTCCACATGGTCTTTTAATCGAATCATCTCTGAATTGAGCACTACCGATGCGAGGTATTGGTGTGTTGACGACGATCCGGTGTGGAAACAACAAGTATTTGAGAAATATTTAAGTAATAGAACAGAGGACCAGTTGCTCAAAGAACATTCGGaaacaaataaattcaaacaGGCTTTTGATAAGTTATTAGCTTCCAATGTACAAAGCGGTAAACTGACCGAGTATACGACATGGAGTTCgttcaagaaaattatcCTAGATGAACCAATATACAAGCATTCTGTTATCGATGAAGGGATCAAACGCAAGGCGTTTGAAAACTTCACAAATAATCTAAGGAATCAGAGGCAGGCAGAGCGTGATAATCTGAAAAAACAAGctcttgaagaatttagAATTTACTTAAAGAGTATTCTATTCAATGGTGGTAGTGaactgaaaatgatatcttggcataatcttttaaataattatttgtttgaaaaaaataagagatTTATGGCAAAtccaaattttaaaattttaacACATGAGGATACTCtcattgaatatttgaagcTTTTAagtgattttgaaaacgacaaattgaagataaaattatcagagttgaatgaaaaaaattatacaaCCGATAGAATAGCTCGTGacaaatataaaaagtTACTCTCAGGATTATCAATTAAAGCAAATACCAAATGGTCAGAAGTTTATgatcaaatcaaaaacGACCCTATCTTTTTTAATATGCTTGGTAGAAATGGCTCCAATGCTGTAGATTTGTTTTTAGATATTGtggaagaacaaaaaattattctcTCTGCAAAGAGATCTATTGCACAACAAATCTTGATCAcaaacaattttgaatggtcaattgataatgaatcGGATGATGCAAATAAGATACGACAAATCCTACTTAACAACGTGGAGAAAAATGAGtatgaaaaggaagataTCGAATTGTTAATTATTGAACTAGTAAAAGTACGAAATGCCAAGAAACAAGAACAAGTAGCTCTTGCGAGACAGAATTTGGAACAGAAAAAATACTATTTAACCCAATCTTTACAAAGATATTATAGAGGACTTAACAGGAAACTGATTGAAGATTGGGAAGAAGCCAAGGAGCAACTAAAAGATGTGATTTCTGAGTATAATGAGCTGGAGGAAGATGTCTTGAAAGATACTTATGCTAAGTTTATCAGCAATTTTGATAAGCAAGGAACCGTTCAGTCGAAGAAAAGACCTTTAGCACCAACTGTAGAACTTgattattgaattatccttcaatatatatataatacaGGGCCCAATGTTATTTACATGCTTATATTCTATGTAATGACAGAATTAATTCAACGTCTTCAACCTACATGAATTATTCTTTTGGAAAGTTTCAAAACGTGCTTTACTTTCTTTAACATAGttattgaatcttttcaataatccTTCTTCATAGCGTCCTCCAGAGCTTGTGACTATACTAATCAACTCGACATAAGCACGGAACCAGTACGACCAACTCAATCCTTCTAAAAACACACTAGACAAGTCGACGTCTGTCAACTTTGTATCCTGTAAATCTAGCATGTCTCTAATTCTCCAATCAGGGGTAAGTGGTATAGTATTTTGTAGACGGAAGTCCCAATCAGGTGAAATATTGATTGAataatcttgaaatttcgGATCTaaacaattttcaagaattctTCTTGTAGTTTCCACCATAATTGTGCTTTGAACTTTACCAGAATAGACTCTTAATTTTGCTTCCTCTGATCCTGTACCAAAAGAATCACGTAAAGAGGCTCTAATTGGGGTGTAAACTGACCACATCTTGGGAATAGCCCTTGCATCTGAGATAGTTACGATTTCATTAATGTCGTCATTAACTAGATCCtttgttgaattttgaaaggaTGAGAAAAGTAAATGTTCATAAACATTTAATGTGATGGCATACTCTAACAATTGAGATCTCTGCTGAAACTGTTCAGCGTTAGCAATTCTAAATTTCTGTCTAGGTCGTTGTAAGACATAAAAATCAGATTTATAcatcttttgaaagtagtctgaaattttattcataGAATGGAAAGTATCGGTTGGATGTAGTGATATCTTGGTACGATTTTCTCTCAAAAACTGTGGATCCTTCAGGGAAATATGGCCCCAGTCTTCTAACAGAGGTACTGCATTTGCAGGTACTGTATCAAAGCCAGTGAAATCACATCTAAACTTCGAGTAAGTGAAATGTGACAACCCAAGCTGTATAGCCAGGATTGTAACTCCACCATTTTGCACACTAAGCTTCCTCAATGTATCCAGTTTCTTGCATTGGTTAAATATCGTAGTTCGTACATCGCTTTTCGAATAAGATGCGCAATCAAAGGGATGTGGACTGCTAGCAGTCCCCGGTAGGTAAGCACCTAGGAACAGTGACAGTTTCTTTAAAGTCTTAGTGTTGGTCTTCCTGCAATACGAGTCCAAAGCATTGAGGGCACTCCTCGTATGAAACATGTCCTTCACCATTGAACACTCCACTAGCGCCTCGTAATGAGACTCTCCCAGGACTAACAGATCCCATCTACTTCTAATAAAGTAGTGCTCGATAGTTGTATCTGTAGTACACCCATACACCACCACAATTTTCTGACAAGTATGATATACCTTCTTCACCTTGATGCCCGAATCAATCCCAGAGCATCTAAACACGCATACAGGTAGTCATTGAGCAATAATACGTTGGAATAACCATCAAACTCTTGTCTCCCACTATTTGAAGCACATCGTTACCCTCTTCGGGCATCAACATCACGtaattccaaattttttgacaTACCCGCAATGCAAAGAGAAAAACTTCAATGAGGcaatttgtaataatatgaTTTATTGAGAAGTGATATAGAAAACACTGGCCTAAGTCATTAGCATAATATTTGAGCTGGTTTTCTATTAAAAAAACGGTTACAGATTTTGTTATACTACTTACAAATTGGTTTCCGCATTGGAAGATACTGTATCAGTTATGCCAGAAGCAAAAAGTGCACAGAATAGTATTCTCAACAATACCACCGCATCAAATGCGAAAGAACCCTTTGTAATATCAAATGAAGTGAAGGAAAGAAACAAACTAAGGAATATCATTACTACGCAGACGGATTCCAATACCAGTTCTACACAGTTGTCACCACCATCAGCGATGACCCCATCTGTTTCATTTTGTATAAATAAGAATGAAGCAATTTCTCATCACAGACATTCAATCTCCACAGTACCAAAAAAGTCAAAAGAATCTAGTCCTCCGGTCTCTCCAGAGACAGAACtggaagagaagaattgtACCGTTCATATGCCAGGTGATTTCgtttatttgaataaaaagaaggaaGCGTCTCCACAGTTAAATGAAGATTCGACTAATAAAgtcattttcaagaaaaaaaatattatagCAGAACCTATGATCCCATTCACGGAATTTTTCGAACAACAGGATGATaagaaatttcatattCTATTGGGTGCAACTGGATCTGTAGCTACTATAAAGATACCATtaataattgataaattgttcaaaatatattctcCAGAAAAGATATCCATACAGCTGATAGTCACAAAACCTGCCGAACATTTCCTAAATGGATTAAAGATATCGTCAAAAGTAAAAATTTGGAGAGAGGAAGATTCAATATCAGATTGTAATGGCGAATTAATGTTATTCcatgaattgaaaagatggGCAGATATCTTTTTAATTGCACCTTTATCTGCAAACACATTGGCCAAATTGGCTAATGGTATCTGTAACAATTTATTAACATCTGTAATCAGAGACTGGAATGACTATTCGCCAATTTTAGTGGCTCCTGCAATGAATACATTCATGTACATCAATCCAATGACAAGGAAACATTTGAATATtcttaaagaaaatttccCATTcatagaaattttaaaaccAGTAGAGAAAGTACTTATCTGTGGTGATATTGGTATGGGTGGCATGAGGGAATGGAGTGATATCGTAGAAATACTGAGATACAAGATCAAAGAAATACATAAACTACGCAATGAAATGACTACAGacaatgaagataaagaagatgcaaaggagaagaaaatgCTAGAAAACGAGGAAGAAGACGATGACGgagatgaagatgacgatgaagatgacgatgaagatgacgatgaagatgatgaagacgaagatgatgaagaagaagaagatgatgatgatgacgatgaaaaagatgatgGGGACGAAACTGACCCTTCATCTAATAGCATATCTGACTCGGACGATAATGAAGACGAAGACATCGAACAGAAACCACATTAACCgcattcaaaatatactCATATATAACATGTATATTGTTCATGTAACACTATAATGCAACACATCGAACTTGCTACCCCCAGAAAGGCCAGAGAGTATGTTACAAGTTAATGATTTTATCTGGAATCTTCATGCGATGTATGGGTGTGTTGAACTTGCCCAATCATTGAGAAAAATCGAACTTTACAAAAGAGCAAAAGAATTTTCCTTTTGGACGTTCACAAATTAGCACTGACTGAGTTCGATAAGAGTTATAGATATGTCATTTTTTGGATTAGGTGGTGCATCACAACCTCAATTGACCTCTGAGCAAAAAGTCAAGGCTGCAGAGACAGAACTTGACCTGGTAACAGATATGTTCAATAAGCTCGTTGATAATTGCCACAAGAAATGTATTAGTACATCATACACAGACGGTACTTTGACGACCGGCGAATCCACATGTTTGGATAGATGTGTGGCCAAGTACTTCGAAACAAACGTCAAGATAGGTGAGAATATGCAGAAGATGGGCCAAAATTTCTCAAGTGCTGGTAAACTACCATAatacgaaaaaaaaacttaCCAGAACCCTCCCATCGCCACTTCCATTGTTTGTTTGCTCCCATTAAATATTCCTGTATATATTATCTAtgcaaataaaaataataaatgaaGTAGTTTTAGTTTCACATAGTACAGGTCATATTTGTATGCGATATCGTAATTTAGCACACTTTCTCAGGCAAAAATCATGTACGAAAAGATCGGGGAATCTCTCACAACTTCTCTCGAGGTGGGCACGATACAATTTCTATGGATTTTCCGTTTGACGATTTGAGGCATGCATCAAAGTTTCAAAACTAGAATTTTGAATGGTAAAATCTGTGTTTTCGCTACGGGGATTTCTCAAGCGTGTAATTTTTTACATCAGATTTTGAGTGCAACAGtaattaagaaagaaagtgCAGTAAGCTTCGATGTTTCACATTTCctggaaaatattttccaaacGATTATTTATCTTTCGAGATCATTTAAAAGCCCAATTAAATGCTGGAAAAGAAGCAAGGTGGATTAGTAGAGCATCACAGTGTGTCATTTTCACATAAAGAGCAAATTTTACCACAGATATAATGGGTTGTAACGCTAGTGTAGAGAtcattgaagatgaaaacgATCCTTTCTTACAGAGTAAAAGAGCGAACGATGCTATAGAACAATCTCTACATCTACAGAAgcaaaatgataaaaatcaGATAAAGTTATTACTCTTAGGTGCAGGTGAGAGTGGTAAGTCCACCGTGCTTAAACAGTTGAAGTTATTGCATCAAGGTGGCTTCACCCATCAGGAAAGATTACAATATTCCCAAGTTATCTGGGCAGATGCCATACAGTccatgaaaattttgataattcagGCTAGAAAACTAGGTATACCATTGGATTGTGATGATCCAAAAAGTCATAAAGATTTATTCGAAATGAAGAGAACACTTTTGAAAGCAAAGCCTTTAGACTTAATTGATAAGCATATGGCTGGTGGCTCTGAATTCTTAAATGACTACgtattgaaatattctgaAAGATATGAAACGAAAAGAAGAGTTCAAAGTACAGGAAAAGCTAAAGCctttgatgataatgacaCTAAAAAACAAAGTGACGCTAAAGACGATGACCCTGAGGCAACTTCTAAAGATATGGACGAAACCGGCACTGATGAAATGTTTGTAGATGTTAATCCAAATTCGAGAAAACCTCAATTGACAAATACTGATATTGCTATAGCCATTAGAGAATTGTGGACCAAAGATCAAGGTATTAAACAATGTTTTGCTCGTTCGaatgaatttcaattagAGGGCTCTGCatcatattattttgatcaCATCGAGAAATTTGCACAACCAAATTATGTGTgttctgatgaagatattctAAGAGGTCGTATAAAGACCACTGGTATAACAGAGAATGAGTTCAATATTGGATCTTCcaaattcaaagttttGGATGCAGGTGGTCAAAGGTcggaaagaaaaaaatggattcaTAGTTTTGAAGGCATTACTGCTGTGCTGTTTGTCCTTGCTATGAGTGAATATGATCAAATGTTGTTTGAAGACGAAAGAGTTAATAGAATGCATGAATCAATTATGCTCTTTGATACACTATTGAACTCAAAATGGTTCCGTGATACTCCATTTATATTGTTTCTCAATAAAATGGATATATTTGAGGATaaagtgaagaaaatgcCAATAAGGAAATATTTCCCAGATTATCAAGGTAGAGTAGGTGATGTAGAAGCAGGTGTCAAATATttcgaaaaaattttcttaagtttgaataaatcaaataaaccAATATATGTCAGGAGAACATGTGCTACAGATACACAAACGATGAAATTTGTATTGAGTGCTGTGACAGATTTAATTGTACAgcaaaatttaaagaagaGTGGTATCCTCTGATGGCAAGTTAGAGTTTTAAACAAGCGATATACGCACATATATAGAACATAATCATCTATTGAAAGACATTCaactattattatcatgTCGAAGCCTTGAAATCGGAATATTTAGTAGAGAAAGTTTTCTTGACGTACGccttttttcaattggtGAAGTTGCAATATTAATAAGACTGTCTTTATTATCTGTAGCACTTACAAActtgatttcatcttcatttccATCACTATGAGGcatatatttgataaaagtCCTTGATAACTGTTTCTGCTGCTGATCCAGAggttttctttcttcaaactGCGAAACATCAGCCGTATTTGGCGTATTGTTGTTTTCACTATTTTGagttttcaaagatatgCTTGAATTGGAATCAACTAAAGAAGATGTTCTGGTAGCCCTTGAAGTGAAAGCTGGAATCGCAGCCACGGGAGTAACAGAAGATGTCTTTCTACTGCGAGAGCTTTTAGTGAACGGAGTCAATGTTGTGGAATATGAAGTATATGAGGAGTTTGTCATTAAAGGAGGCGATCTACTAGGATCGTATAAGGTTTTAGAATCCAAAATGGGCGTTTTGAAGTTAGGAAAGCTTGGTTTTTTGGGGCTATCCTTTTGATTCAGCtctttttgaagttttttATAGATTTTgccaaattcaaaagtCTCTGGAACATCACTTGGTTTCCAGTCATAATTATCCTTCAATTGgtcttcatctttaatcGAAGTATCATATGTCAAGAGCATTCTCAAACAATGGTAACTACCATATTCCAAACATAGATGAAGTGGCGTCTCCCCATTTTCATCAGAAAGAGTTAATTCTGCTCCTACACCCATAAGAAGACTCAGACATTGATTATAATCGTGGATACAAGCGATGTGAAC is part of the Kazachstania africana CBS 2517 chromosome 1, complete genome genome and encodes:
- the DAL81 gene encoding Dal81p (similar to Saccharomyces cerevisiae DAL81 (YIR023W); ancestral locus Anc_2.651); its protein translation is MSSMNKSPPEDKGSSPASQNKPSVGEPENHNELLNFTNLLQNLPYDDSVRTNNEKDNLDLLLQQYQTVLEKSNPASNHTASAASLFTDDESYTDNGKKSNHKISLDGKSCNSCARNKVKCVFVPDLGSCLECETLKIKCIFSPIRKRLIGDNSMDKNAINNEKQLKKTKSETNTSKVTSRYYTNFLQSLNSSASTPATSQISYEQATSPVGSNLTSSTTPYMYQQTHNQSPGAIPSAINGTSSFLHAQKSMPVQHPRSSFYVGLTSIYDINIINKVKLDNIDQIKISKNLSLRKVSSDVQFLLRDDYVSNETMAKDYREIDYVERLIYPNGKTLIDIFFKLVHPYFPILHERVFLEKYSRSYRELPVPLLSSIYSLSLQWWDFHPQLIGFPKPDAKIVEQLNSIAYRSYFEMIENPKLSLIQSGLLILLTRGERTNNWLLSSNLVALAEELGLGINCDDWKLPKWEKDLRKRLAWAVFSQDKWTSLIEGRISYLILGRNWLISLLKQDEFPVSSPAISSTDNTAGNMLIDMNLNNEDYHNATLLFQQKVSLSIIIGEIMDTFYTQGAMHVNNTIENVLKQAKPLQLKLREWYHSLPKQLSMNNFKSKKFNSNAALNLSYFAAEIALHRKIISTLKTDSPNELYSVCRAAAKTRLIASIEFLKELKNEHIFAFWYSNASGNIMSIGTFAALLYVTSPNKEEADYYKNLTRNYIWVLRIGSKTFDKFQNALNNIHLLLAQIPGLLNDEAPPKPQLPSQSSNADFRSMSQQNLFANGGSQQLLNQVSNMSPTIVQSMGSIRSQSTGGSFHTSPKNNDGSPMYVESPNVKHSPSVEQKLVNNGYSPNHQLRDSVDENYTSNTATQSVENTTATEQPSESLVSEDQHSDAVKESHSPSEKDQDIKAVEQEVVTEQADDQSSKG
- the PRP40 gene encoding snoRNA-splicing protein PRP40 (similar to Saccharomyces cerevisiae PRP40 (YKL012W); ancestral locus Anc_2.649), which translates into the protein MGDWKAAKDPKGRIYYYNTVTKKSTWEKPKNFAEPDQPSANDWKTGKTKDGKTYYYNVKTRESRWTLPPEMKQEEKEEARPNKDSEKIVENLTSSNDKYKNDSKILNVASLPKEQAEPIFMQMLKDNQVDSTWSFNRIISELSTTDARYWCVDDDPVWKQQVFEKYLSNRTEDQLLKEHSETNKFKQAFDKLLASNVQSGKLTEYTTWSSFKKIILDEPIYKHSVIDEGIKRKAFENFTNNLRNQRQAERDNLKKQALEEFRIYLKSILFNGGSELKMISWHNLLNNYLFEKNKRFMANPNFKILTHEDTLIEYLKLLSDFENDKLKIKLSELNEKNYTTDRIARDKYKKLLSGLSIKANTKWSEVYDQIKNDPIFFNMLGRNGSNAVDLFLDIVEEQKIILSAKRSIAQQILITNNFEWSIDNESDDANKIRQILLNNVEKNEYEKEDIELLIIELVKVRNAKKQEQVALARQNLEQKKYYLTQSLQRYYRGLNRKLIEDWEEAKEQLKDVISEYNELEEDVLKDTYAKFISNFDKQGTVQSKKRPLAPTVELDY
- the MRS1 gene encoding Mrs1p (similar to Saccharomyces cerevisiae MRS1 (YIR021W) and CCE1 (YKL011C); ancestral locus Anc_2.647), with protein sequence MVKDMFHTRSALNALDSYCRKTNTKTLKKLSLFLGAYLPGTASSPHPFDCASYSKSDVRTTIFNQCKKLDTLRKLSVQNGGVTILAIQLGLSHFTYSKFRCDFTGFDTVPANAVPLLEDWGHISLKDPQFLRENRTKISLHPTDTFHSMNKISDYFQKMYKSDFYVLQRPRQKFRIANAEQFQQRSQLLEYAITLNVYEHLLFSSFQNSTKDLVNDDINEIVTISDARAIPKMWSVYTPIRASLRDSFGTGSEEAKLRVYSGKVQSTIMVETTRRILENCLDPKFQDYSINISPDWDFRLQNTIPLTPDWRIRDMLDLQDTKLTDVDLSSVFLEGLSWSYWFRAYVELISIVTSSGGRYEEGLLKRFNNYVKESKARFETFQKNNSCRLKTLN
- the CAB3 gene encoding phosphopantothenoylcysteine decarboxylase complex subunit CAB3 (similar to Saccharomyces cerevisiae YKL088W; ancestral locus Anc_2.646) → MPEAKSAQNSILNNTTASNAKEPFVISNEVKERNKLRNIITTQTDSNTSSTQLSPPSAMTPSVSFCINKNEAISHHRHSISTVPKKSKESSPPVSPETELEEKNCTVHMPGDFVYLNKKKEASPQLNEDSTNKVIFKKKNIIAEPMIPFTEFFEQQDDKKFHILLGATGSVATIKIPLIIDKLFKIYSPEKISIQLIVTKPAEHFLNGLKISSKVKIWREEDSISDCNGELMLFHELKRWADIFLIAPLSANTLAKLANGICNNLLTSVIRDWNDYSPILVAPAMNTFMYINPMTRKHLNILKENFPFIEILKPVEKVLICGDIGMGGMREWSDIVEILRYKIKEIHKLRNEMTTDNEDKEDAKEKKMLENEEEDDDGDEDDDEDDDEDDDEDDEDEDDEEEEDDDDDDEKDDGDETDPSSNSISDSDDNEDEDIEQKPH
- the TIM10 gene encoding protein transporter TIM10 (similar to Saccharomyces cerevisiae MRS11 (YHR005C-A); ancestral locus Anc_2.645), yielding MSFFGLGGASQPQLTSEQKVKAAETELDLVTDMFNKLVDNCHKKCISTSYTDGTLTTGESTCLDRCVAKYFETNVKIGENMQKMGQNFSSAGKLP
- the GPA1 gene encoding guanine nucleotide-binding protein subunit alpha (similar to Saccharomyces cerevisiae GPA1 (YHR005C); ancestral locus Anc_2.643), encoding MGCNASVEIIEDENDPFLQSKRANDAIEQSLHLQKQNDKNQIKLLLLGAGESGKSTVLKQLKLLHQGGFTHQERLQYSQVIWADAIQSMKILIIQARKLGIPLDCDDPKSHKDLFEMKRTLLKAKPLDLIDKHMAGGSEFLNDYVLKYSERYETKRRVQSTGKAKAFDDNDTKKQSDAKDDDPEATSKDMDETGTDEMFVDVNPNSRKPQLTNTDIAIAIRELWTKDQGIKQCFARSNEFQLEGSASYYFDHIEKFAQPNYVCSDEDILRGRIKTTGITENEFNIGSSKFKVLDAGGQRSERKKWIHSFEGITAVLFVLAMSEYDQMLFEDERVNRMHESIMLFDTLLNSKWFRDTPFILFLNKMDIFEDKVKKMPIRKYFPDYQGRVGDVEAGVKYFEKIFLSLNKSNKPIYVRRTCATDTQTMKFVLSAVTDLIVQQNLKKSGIL
- the AVO2 gene encoding Avo2p (similar to Saccharomyces cerevisiae AVO2 (YMR068W); ancestral locus Anc_2.639), with translation MRLTDPTVRLREAIIAGNLLIVKRLLRRFPELLTNIDPSNGWSSLHYAAFYGRYLICVHLIQLGHDKHEVIKTFKGNTCVHLALMNGHEQTTHLLLQHFPSFINQRGENGKTPVHIACIHDYNQCLSLLMGVGAELTLSDENGETPLHLCLEYGSYHCLRMLLTYDTSIKDEDQLKDNYDWKPSDVPETFEFGKIYKKLQKELNQKDSPKKPSFPNFKTPILDSKTLYDPSRSPPLMTNSSYTSYSTTLTPFTKSSRSRKTSSVTPVAAIPAFTSRATRTSSLVDSNSSISLKTQNSENNNTPNTADVSQFEERKPLDQQQKQLSRTFIKYMPHSDGNEDEIKFVSATDNKDSLINIATSPIEKRRTSRKLSLLNIPISRLRHDNNS